The window ATACGCCGCTCGAGGGCGTCTGTCGGCCGCTCGAATCGAAATCGGGGGCCGTTTGGATGGGGATACAGGTCCCGTCAGAAGGGAGTGTGATCAGCAACGGAAACTGGGGGCCGGGGCTCGAGGCCGTCAGAAGTCGACGTACTGCTCTTCCCACTCGCGGCGCTCGGCGATGCGCTGGCGACCGGCTTCCGTGATCGCGTAGTAGTTCGTCCGTCTGTCGAGTTGGCCTTTCTCGACGAGCTCCTTGTTCACGAGCGTATCGAGGTTCGGGTACAGTCGACCGTGATTGATCTCGGAGCTGTAATACTTCTCGACTTCGTCTTTGACGGTCTGGCCCGACGGTCGATCCGCCCCTGCGATCACGTACAGCAGATCTCGCTGGAAGCCGGTCAGATCGTGCATTGCTCAATCACAGTGACCGTTCCACTGAGTAGATATTTGTTATCCGTATCATACAGGCCTGTTAGTGCTTCTTTCATATTTTCCTCCGGGAACTAAATGTTCGTTCCGATGAACGAAACGGTTCCGTGATCGTCAGCAGTCTCGGGGTTGTCGTTCGGCTCACGGTCGCGACCGCCGTTTCGTGACTTCACGAATCCGCTGGGACCGAGCCCGATTCCGGCCCGAGAGAACGGGAATACCTAAATCGCGTAACCGATGCCTGCCGCGTCGAGCTGTCGGTTCCGAGAGACGAGACGGGCCGTCATTCCTCCGCCGCCGAGAGGGAAACGTCGATTCCGCCGGGGCCGACGTCGATACTGAGTCGATCGATCGTGGCCTCGTAGGCGGTGGTGTGTGAACCGTCCTCCTCGAACCTGACACACTCCGCCAGGAAGTCGGTCTCGAGCAGGTTGTTGATGCGTCGATACACCGTAGCGGAGGAGCTATCCGTCCGATCGGTCAATTCCTTGGCCGTTTTCGGCCCTTCGCTGGTCGCGACGAGGATAGTTCGTGCGCACTCGTCGCCGAGGACGTCGAGCTGTGCGGCGGAGTCCGGGGACGGTTCGGTTCGGGTGTTACTCGCTTGCGTAGACATCGTCGGTGTCGTTGTCGGTCAGTTCAGTTCGGCGGGTCCGTTCGCTCTCGATCGGGAGAGGTGTCGATACGGGGGCTCCGGGGATGCCGTGGATCGTCGTCGCGCATACCACCATTACTATCCAGCGCTACGACCGGTAAGCGATCGGAGTATTTTATAACGATCCACCTTATTCGGGGAAAGACCATCATTCGAAGCCGAAACATCGAGTTTCCGATCGGAAATATCGGATTTCGACGCGCTTAATCGACGGCGAACCGCGGCTCCGGAAACCGAACCCGGACCAACCCGTCTGAATTCACGTTGACAAGAGCGCGTCGCGGATCGGCCCGAACTGCCCCGCAGTGGCTCGCTCAAATCCGATCTCGGCGCTCAAACACCGTGTTTCTCGGCGCTCGCGGTCGTTCCGTGGCTGAACGGTCTCCGTCCTTTATTCGCATCTGCTCCCCTGGGTGTACTGTGTACGACACACCGCGGGCGATACGGACGCTCGTAGCTCGATCGGACTGACCGACCCAATCGAACCAATCGGGCGGACGGTGCTCTCGTCGCCGTTCGCGATCTCCACGCTCGGAACATCCAACACCCAACACCCAATACCCATCACCCATCACCTATGACACCACAACGTCAAAACTGGCGACCGATGGAATCGTCGACGGCAGGGGCTCGCTGTCGAAACTGCGGCACCCACGTCACCCAGCAGTTCGCACGCGTCTTCGGTGACAACGGGGATATCGTCCACGGCTGTCCTGGCTGTACGACGTACCGGGAAATGCAGTCCGGCGGCCACCTCCCACAGGAGGAGACCGGCTGAGGATCGAAGCGATTCGCTCGAGATGGCCGTAACGGCTCGTTTTCGTTCCCGATAGTCCAATCATTTCAAACATCTTATTCTGTAAAAAATACAGCAGGTTAAAGTCGGTGGTTCGCAAATAGGGCAGACGTGTACGATGGTCGGTGATGGACTGCTCGCCGAAGGCAATCGGGGAATCTCTTCCTCATAATGTCCGTCCAGACGAGTCGCTCCGGTCCGCTGGCGGAAAGCGAGGTCTTCCACATCCTCGGTAATGACCGACGGCGCGCA of the Halobiforma lacisalsi AJ5 genome contains:
- a CDS encoding PadR family transcriptional regulator: MHDLTGFQRDLLYVIAGADRPSGQTVKDEVEKYYSSEINHGRLYPNLDTLVNKELVEKGQLDRRTNYYAITEAGRQRIAERREWEEQYVDF
- a CDS encoding winged helix-turn-helix domain-containing protein; amino-acid sequence: MSTQASNTRTEPSPDSAAQLDVLGDECARTILVATSEGPKTAKELTDRTDSSSATVYRRINNLLETDFLAECVRFEEDGSHTTAYEATIDRLSIDVGPGGIDVSLSAAEE
- a CDS encoding DUF7563 family protein gives rise to the protein MESSTAGARCRNCGTHVTQQFARVFGDNGDIVHGCPGCTTYREMQSGGHLPQEETG